In the Roseimicrobium gellanilyticum genome, one interval contains:
- the rseP gene encoding RIP metalloprotease RseP, protein MDLLLNVLRVAGLIFLVLLVFNLMIVVHEWGHFLAARWRGLKVEKFYVWFGKAIWKKKINGVEYGLGSIPMGGFVALPQMAPMDAIEGKNEEGRESLPPITPLDKIIVAFAGPLFSFLLAVFFAVVVWQVGLTEREIDTEKRIGYVAKGSPAERDGLKVGDEIITVDGNKVRGFRGLVESVTWYVVSSEKDVIEFKVNRPGVGEVVVPVKSEKPKQEGKTSWWTGLFTRPAFRQVGIGPVMTLKVMDFAADGAHTPAQEGGMQKDDILRKINGQPVLSTGVLSDILEENVGKPMNVEVERDGKTVPLTITTRLPDQRDKAFDIKDEAIATLGAGWDIGGSEKKRYPGPIGQLKDAGRTIYDTLRKLSPTSNSDIGASHLSGFIGIANVYYNLLQDPNGWERVLWFSVVLNVNLALLNMLPFPVLDGGHIVMAIYEWVRRKSINLRILEVVQTACVILLFGFMIFISFKDTGDVIGVGRKGAEVQRVPSKFLAPEKRAAQ, encoded by the coding sequence ATGGATCTCCTCCTCAACGTGCTCCGGGTCGCCGGTCTGATTTTCCTGGTCCTGCTTGTCTTCAACCTCATGATCGTCGTGCACGAGTGGGGTCACTTCCTCGCCGCGCGCTGGCGCGGGCTGAAGGTGGAGAAGTTCTACGTCTGGTTTGGCAAGGCCATCTGGAAGAAGAAGATCAATGGCGTGGAGTACGGCCTCGGCAGCATCCCCATGGGAGGCTTCGTAGCGCTCCCCCAGATGGCGCCCATGGATGCCATCGAGGGCAAGAACGAGGAAGGTCGCGAGTCGCTGCCGCCCATCACCCCGCTGGACAAGATCATCGTGGCCTTCGCCGGCCCCCTTTTCAGCTTCCTGCTGGCAGTATTTTTCGCCGTGGTGGTCTGGCAGGTCGGCCTCACCGAGCGCGAGATCGACACAGAGAAGCGCATCGGCTACGTGGCCAAAGGCTCCCCGGCGGAACGCGATGGCCTGAAGGTTGGCGATGAGATCATCACCGTGGACGGCAACAAGGTGCGCGGTTTCCGCGGCCTGGTGGAGAGCGTGACCTGGTATGTGGTCTCCAGCGAGAAGGATGTGATTGAGTTCAAGGTGAACCGCCCCGGCGTGGGTGAAGTGGTCGTTCCCGTGAAGTCCGAGAAGCCGAAGCAGGAAGGCAAGACCTCCTGGTGGACGGGTCTCTTCACCCGCCCTGCTTTCCGTCAGGTGGGCATTGGTCCGGTGATGACCCTGAAGGTGATGGACTTCGCCGCGGATGGCGCTCATACCCCGGCCCAAGAGGGCGGCATGCAGAAGGATGACATCCTCCGCAAGATCAACGGCCAGCCTGTGCTGAGCACAGGCGTCCTCTCGGACATTCTGGAAGAGAACGTGGGCAAGCCCATGAACGTGGAAGTGGAGCGCGACGGCAAGACGGTCCCCCTCACCATCACCACACGGTTGCCCGACCAGCGGGACAAGGCGTTTGATATCAAAGACGAGGCCATCGCCACTCTCGGCGCGGGTTGGGACATCGGCGGCTCGGAGAAGAAGCGTTACCCGGGCCCGATCGGCCAGCTCAAGGATGCCGGCCGCACCATCTACGACACCCTTCGCAAGCTCTCCCCCACCTCCAACTCCGACATCGGCGCCAGTCACCTGAGCGGCTTCATCGGCATCGCCAATGTGTACTACAACCTGCTCCAGGACCCGAATGGCTGGGAGCGCGTGCTGTGGTTCAGCGTGGTGCTGAATGTGAACCTCGCGCTGCTGAACATGCTCCCCTTCCCCGTGCTGGACGGTGGCCACATCGTGATGGCCATCTATGAATGGGTCCGTCGCAAGTCGATCAATCTCCGCATCCTGGAAGTGGTGCAGACCGCGTGCGTCATCCTGCTCTTCGGCTTCATGATCTTCATCAGCTTCAAGGATACCGGTGATGTGATTGGCGTGGGCCGCAAGGGTGCTGAGGTTCAGCGCGTGCCTTCCAAGTTCCTCGCTCCGGAGAAGCGCGCCGCTCAATAA